A genomic segment from Oryctolagus cuniculus chromosome 14, mOryCun1.1, whole genome shotgun sequence encodes:
- the SPZ1 gene encoding spermatogenic leucine zipper protein 1 — protein MASTDGAAQKPIPSPPLKPTPRPHPESSDSNVTVALIEIGSLPAFSWGPKVTDEQDTPRFERLLKEIKDVLKGVVSCEDKITEAEESRISKDVSELKEKIRGLDKMNKILLRSLLVTLNPEKGQKAVRAGLALEAQSSDGPARPGRDAAARPEEQRAPGKTAEPAPQAPGEAARLRRGLEQLLQEAEHWSRQQTELSELIRSCQVAQKDPRDTLDNSGGDVQRQASGAVAAKRELEEQARKLGRDTYALHVVAALLENECQILQQRVEILREFHHRQQGTLPERPVPIIPQHRQKNQKAWEAEKVVPSEQGTFQKKARAYRSLDVCLSKKARNNRFNRRIARALTGKKRPISSPR, from the coding sequence ATGGCCAGCACAGATGGCGCCGCTCAGAAGcccatcccctccccacccctgaaaCCCACCCCTCGTCCTCACCCGGAGTCTTCAGACTCCAACGTCACCGTGGCCTTGATCGAAATCGGCTCCCTGCCCGCCTTCAGCTGGGGGCCGAAGGTCACAGATGAGCAGGACACGCCGAGGTTTGAAAGGCTCCTGAAGGAAATTAAAGACGTCCTCAAAGGGGTGGTGAGCTGTGAAGACAAGATCACCGAAGCCGAGGAAAGCAGGATTTCCAAGGATGTGTcagaacttaaagaaaaaatCCGAGGACTTGACAAGATGAATAAAATACTGCTGAGAAGCCTGCTTGTCACCCTGAACCCAGAGAAGGGGCAGAAGGCAGTGAGAGCAGGGCTGGCGCTGGAAGCCCAGAGCTCGGACGGCCCTGCACGGCCCGGGCGAGACGCGGCAGCCCGCCCGGAGGAGCAGAGGGCCCCGGGCAAGACGGCAGAGCCTGCGCCCCAGGCTCCGGGGGAAGCTGCCAGGCTCCGGCGCGGCTTGGAGCAGCTTCTCCAGGAGGCCGAGCACTGGAGCCGGCAGCAGACGGAGCTCAGCGAGCTGATCAGATCCTGCCAGGTGGCTCAGAAGGACCCGAGGGACACTCTGGACAACAGTGGCGGCGATGTCCAACGCCAGGCAAGCGGGGCCGTGGCAGCCAAGCGTGAGCTGGAGGAACAAGCCAGGAAGCTCGGCCGCGACACCTACGCCTTGCACGTGGTCGCAGCTCTGCTGGAAAACGAATGCCAAATCCTACAGCAGAGAGTGGAGATTCTGCGGGAGTTCCACCACCGCCAGCAGGGGACCCTGCCGGAGAGGCCTGTTCCCATCATCCCCCAGCACCGGCAGAAGAATCAGAAGGCGTGGGAGGCGGAGAAAGTTGTGCCCTCTGAGCAGGGGACGTTTCAGAAGAAAGCCAGAGCCTACAGAAGCCTGGACGTGTGTCTCAGTAAGAAAGCACGGAACAACCGCTTCAACAGGCGTATTGCAAGGGCTCTTACGGGAAAAAAGAGGCCAATCAGTAGCCCAAGGTAG